The window ATTTGTTGAGATAACTTTTTGTAAGACAAATTaaggaatttattttgttaGTATTTTTGCCATCTTTTCTGACATTAGTTTATATCATAACAAAGCCACATTTGTATACACATTTGTTAAGTCCCAACTGTcaaaaaatcttctgaaaatattaattatttggacatagtttaaataaaaggaaaaaatgagtaaCAGGAAATTGAAGGCTCTGAAAATCATTAGCAGTCATAGTGACAAGTTTCATGATCATAACACACCAGAAACATGACAGAGAAAGACCAACGGCATTATCAGAAACAGTTGATAGAAAGGCTGTGCCCAGTCAATTATCAAGCTAATTTTATACTATCAGGTAAGCATCTGGCAAGTTTATAATAGTTTTCAAACCCCTTCAAAGTCAGATTATCTTTCTGTTCTATATGCACTACTTGTAAAGAATTCAGTAGTGGTCACAGAGAACCCAGTGTTCCTACTTAGCCCTAAATCAAATATCCAAATTTTAGTTGCTAGtctaatatatttttgaaatattcagCCAGAAGTTCCTGTTCACAAAATACGTACTGTTAAGGAATACTGAACTAACAAGACCATCAACAATTCTTGTTGGTGCTTACAGGGTTTTTCTTCCCACACAAGAGCTAACTGCTATATGTCACAAACAATGTAACTGCTTCTAATTTACTTAACACTAGAAGTGGctccaagacagaaaaaaaatactatgtcATTCAAGAAACTAGCCTCCTTATAATGTCCTCACATAATTAGACAGAAGGTATcactgcagaaataattttaaaagtcttttataatgtaaaaaattataaaaaaatagattttctattttaagtacCAACTGAAGAAAtttccaagaagaaacaaagtgagacaaaactcaaaccattctagAACCAGCTGCCAGAAATCCACAAGTTTTAATACATGTGTAGCTATCCAGCAGCTTATATGACATTTGTTACATCACATCTCATTTTCCCCATCATGCAATGCAGCTTTGTAGTAATCCAGGAGGAATGCTTTGAGAACTCACTCGTAAAACAATATGAGTAAACTCATTGCTATTATAAAGTCCTTTAAGTAATGGTGTCCAGAACTATAGTTTTAAGTTATTTTGAACATACATTTGCAATCTCCAGATTCAACAGGCTACTCAAATGTATGTTTCCAAATTTCCAATTATATACTTTTATCTAATAACTGAAACCTCTTGACAGCTTGGCTGTAATAACTATCACAGTAAAAACAACATCAAGTTTGTTTATAAAATACTGATCTTCTCTGGCTCTGTCTGATACCTCTCAGAGTCTGATTTCAATTTTAATCATATCTTCTTCGTGTTACATTGCTACTGCATAATAAATTCTTTTGCAGTGTTGAAGAGCATAATAAAAGCTAAACCTAGATCAATGCTGTATTGGTACTGGCttctattttattaaataaaacacaacataCACTGTTGATATAAACCCCCTGCGCCTCATGGTAACTCGGCCCTACAGTTGCTGCTTTGCAGCCACAATCACCCCAACAGGAAAATGTCCCTTCCTTCGGCGTTACCGAAGCTCCCTTCATGGCAGTTGCATTCATAACCGAGGCCTGCTGATCCCCCTAACGCGAGAGCGTTTCCAACCTGACTGCGGGCACTGACACTGGCGGTTCCAGAGGCACAGCCAGTCCCTCCCGCCCAAGGCCGCTCCAGCTGACGGGAGCGCCCCGGGGAGCCCCCTCCGCCGAGGGCCGCggctgccctcctgcccccaccccgtgtccccaagaGCTCCGCAGCCGCCCTACTCACCACCTCCCGGGCGTCTCCCTGAATCACGTTTCTCCCCGCGTAGGGGAGCCGGGACCTGAGCCGGGACCTCGGCCGGGTCAGACCGAGCCACGGCCGCCCGCCGCTCGGCGGACCCTGGCGGGCCTGGCCCCGCGGGCACCGCCCCCGCTCGCCATTGGGCCGTCCTAACAGCCCCGGCTCTTGATTGGATGCGCCGCCCGTCCGTCCGCACCCGCCTGCCCTGCTGAGGGAAGCCCGCGGGGCCCGTACCTGTGCGAGCTCGGGTCCCAACCGCCGCCGCGACGAGCTCGGCCCGAGTCGGTGCGTGAGCCTCGCCGGGCAGGGAAGGTCTGAGCAGCTCCCGGCGGCGGGGAGAGGCGGTGGGAGCCAGAGAGGGCCCTCCGGCACGCAGGGAAACCGCCACCACCCGTCTCCTTGCCAGGCAGGTTTGACGCTTACTGTTGTTGCTGGAAGTGACGTCACCGCGGACGGACGGGCAGGAAGCGGAAGCGGCCGTTGGGTCTCGCGGCGGCAcattcagtctgtgcccgccGCCGGCCGGGAGTCGCTGCGGGGACACAGCGGCGCACCCGCCGGCCCGGACAGGCGGCCCGGCAGGGGAGGGGCcgcggtcccggtcccggtcccggtcccggtcccgcggcggggcggcggttGGCGAGGGTGAGCGTCAGAATCCCCCAATCGGGGCAGGGGTTTGTTCCTTCTCAGGGGCCGGCGGCGTGGGACGGCTCCGAGCCCAGGGCCCTCCCTCTCCTCAGGGGCGGTGAGTCCTGTGGCGGAACGGGGCGGGCCCGGTCTCCGGCTGGTCTAGGGGAGAGGAAGGGCGAGTGGGCAGCCGGTCCCGGCCCCCCTCTGGTCCTGGGAACGCAGCCGGACTTGCCCGTGGCAGGGACGCGCTTTTATTTTCCGCCGGTGTTTCCATGGCGCCCAGGGCAGCCGGCCCGCGACGCGCAGTTCCTTGGGCGATTCCCTCGTTTGCAGGTATCCTGTGTTCTTGAAGCGTGTGTCGGTTCCAGCTGGCGCGACAGCGCAGTGCAGTATTTGTCCGTGACGTTTTTACGTCTCTGCATAATGGTGTGAACCCGGCCTCCTGTAACGGAAGATTCTAAATACAACTTGAAGAAATCggaattattttttgttagacACATTAAAGGCAGTGTTCAGAGTCTTAAGATACTTGGTAActtgcatgttatttttttgttgtgttgtgtgcttgtttgtttttttcacattcatTAGGTCTTTGAGTACCATATGTAATTTTAAGAGTTGTTTAAACTACTTACAGTTCTAGGTTATAATCTCTTAAAATGTTCTTATACCGGATTTTATTCTGGATAGCCAATGCCCTGTAACTGTTCTGTCGTGAATTCCTACAGGCAAAAGCTATGTGCCAATTTTTACAGTGTTCACCTTCCCCTGATGAACTTAACtctattatttttatgatcTCTTGAGCTATTCAGTTTGCAGTGACATTAGTTACCCATTTTTTGCATCTAGAGATCTGGTGTAGATCATTGATACTTTGGGGAAACAGCCTATATAATTAGATGAATTCCTGTAAGTATGTCTTCTGTAAGTATTTTGCATTGCAGATTAGAGCTTCAGTTTTATGTCAGAATTCTTGAGACCTGTTTTGATATCTGGTTAAATTGGCAAAACCATGGGGTGGATCACTTTCTGAGGTAATGAAGGAAGAACAGTTGCCTCGGTTTCCAAATACTTGAGGATAAATTGTCTCTAACCTTTAGCAAGTGTTGTATACTTACATGTAGCATGACTAATAAACCAGAACCTAATGATTAAAGAGGAAGAGAATTTTTATCTTCTGGAAGATTGCTGATTTAAATATGATAGaggcacaagaagaaaaaaagaaaacacaacaaaaaccaaaccaaaaccaaacactgaaacaaacagacaaaaaaaaccccaaacaaaccaaaacagaccATTTGTCAGCGTAAGCTTTAACTGTGGTTtttgtgggtgggttttttccagtgtgttgtggtttttttgtttgtttggggtttttttcatggtcTGTCTCCCCCCTCACACCCCCCCCTATAATTGAAGTGTGTGATCAAGAAGTTCCTTTCAAAAATCCTTACTGCCTTAATGAGTAGGACCAAATAACAGAGTTGCAAACTGGACTATCCATCGGATCTGATTCCTGACAAGGTTAGACATAATCTCTTTGGAACATTTGGTCTTTTGGTCTGAATCTCATGTGTCAGTATAAGAAATTGTATAAAATTCTGTATCTTGAGAATATCTCTTCAGGTATAGGTTGTATGGCACTGCCTCTTCACTGCTTGGATTAGTAggcttcaaaatatttgttttctggcaAGAAAAGGAAGTCAGTGAATAGAGTGGCAGGCAATTATCTCCCAGGTTCTAGTAGAAAATTCACTGGTAAATTTCTGTTCTAAGGTTTCATAGCTGAAATCATTACTTTTACTGAGGCTTTTAGGGGAAATGCTGTAGAGGGTTAAGCCAGTCACAAGCAGATctcaaggaaaagagaaatgagaacTGTTTTTGTGAGACTCATCAAGTTTCTGTACTTctgcactttttcttttaactaactttctccttctttcccccCACCTTGTTTTTAGTCTAAACCattcaaaaaaatcactgagCTTGACAGTTTGCTAATACACTTTCTCAAGTTCTGTCAGGCTGTCCAGAGTGTTAAGCTGCAGgccatttgttttcagttgtgacTTAGGAGCTGGGCTATCATCCAGTCTGTGCTTTTAAAGGCTTGTGTTGGAGGAGAACTAATATTGGTTTCTTACAAACAAACAGTTGCAAGATACAGAAAATAGTACTGGTAGGCTATCTCtacatataaatgtattttgaagcaACGGAGTGAGGGACAGGGTTCTTTAAGTTTATTGTTAGTACTGATAGTTGATGGTACTGTTACAGGTGTTTCTTTTTACTATCTGCCAGTCAGGGGGAGTTGCCAGTATATTTAGATATCTTACGgcaatttgtttatttattttcttccagtctcctcttcctccatttGAGAATTTACTAATCAGTTCtgttcagtaaaacattttagaagCGTGAGCTGCCTGTATTTATCCCTTTGATCTAAAACGTGATTTAGATGATGGTGTTTTCATGATTTGCTGATTCTCTtttgttgtcctttttttctcctctttttcttcccccctacGTCTCCCCCCCCACACACTTCTTTCTTGTAGTAGTCTTCAGTTTCCTTGCAGGGTAATTCTGCAGGGAGAAAGGcacctttttgttgtttgcacTGAATCCTTAGATGAGTCTCTTTCTTCTGTGAAGCAAAGCTCACAATAAGTTAGAAGTGGGTTCCCAAGTTGTGTGTTACAACGTAGAAGTTAAACAGGGGCCTTTTGGTAACAATCCCAATAAACTTGcacctatttttaaatatctacaTTGTCTCTTActccttcccccccgccccaacaATTTTGAGTTTATTTAATGGGTTATTTAAAGAATAAGAAGCAttctaaactgaagaatgcaggTTTTCACCGTTTGTGGAGTTCCTGCGCCTTGGAAACAGCAAAGAAACTTTTCACTGAGTTTTAGTGGATTTAGCCAGGCCTAGATTTGTAATATGCTTTCAGATATATTTACCTTTAAAGATCTTTGATAGTTATGGATTGAGGATTTCTATTTGATCCTATTTAGAATGAATGAAGTTGATGGCTGATGTTAAGTGGTATCAAGCTGTAGCTCTGTGCTATATTGTAACAATTTAGTAATAGTAGTGTCTAGAAAAGGGGAGCAAAACCCTCTGAATTCTATTgcattttgtaatttttgtgtacatttttttttaaggaggagAATGTACgatattacatttatttcataatctgaaagaagaaaagcatttggaaTAATGGCAACAGGAGACCTAAAAggaagtttaagaaaaatagaaCAAGGACTTCGCTTGATAAATTATCCAAGAGATGTGGATTATACAGTGTAAGCAGCAATGTGAATAAGCTTGTGCTGATACATGATGGCAGCAAGATGTGTAAACAAGATTTGTATAAATATTAGCATTGCACTCAGTGATGAGTGAGCAGAGCATATGTCTGTGGGAAGTTGGGGTTTGATACATGTGAACTGAAAGATAAAAGGATGCAGTTTTGCTGTTCTGTGCAATCCTTAGAATGATCCTGAAGTGTATCACtatctttctgttctttcttctgctgtttttctcttttctttgactGATTTCTCACTTTTATGATTTCTTTAAGTGCTAGCAAAACTTTCTTCAGGAAATTTCATGCTTTtaagataaaaaggaaaaaagttgttGAATGTTGAGATGGAAACACTGGTGGGCTTTAgacttgaaaatattaaaattatatgaGGATCACAAAAGTGTTGTTATGACTGTTTTACAGGTAATAGTAAAGACTGCTGAATGAGATATACCTCGGAAAAAACCTTAAAATGAAAGAGATATTTGGGTATAACATGCTGGCTATATTGACACACCTCTCAagttaaatgtttaaatttaagTAATGAGAGGCTTTTGTTGTCTTCCGCTGTGTAAAATACTTCTATTTCTCAATAGATTAGTAAAAGGAGATCCAGCTGCATTTTTACCTATCATCAGCTATTGCTTTACATCTTTTTCAACTTACATAGCGGAACTTCTGGTGAAGTGCGATGTGGAACTCACAGCAAAGAGTGACTTGCGGTTTATTGAAGCTATTTATAAGGTATCTGTGTTCGTGTTCTTTCCAGAAGAGATGCAATTTTGAGTATGGCctcataaaaattaaacatctaGTATGAGTTTTACTAGAAAGTGAAAATTTTTGGCAGTGAATGTGAGTTGTAATTCTGTTAGGATTTAAGATGAGTAGTAAGTCACTGTGTGGCAAgtctttatttacatttttatgaaaataaggCTGAACGTTGTTAGCCAAATCTCAATTTTGAGACAATTGTAGAATCCATAATGTTTTTTATGTTAGTTGTGAAgaatatggaaatatttattacatGGTAAGTTTTATAGATGTGACCTTAGAAGAGATGGTAACtagcaaaaaaatcacagcaaactTCAATAATTGTAATGAAAACACAATTAAGAAAGggagttattttaaaacaccatGCAAAATTAATATACAAAGTCCAGTCCAGTTCTTAACAGTTTATACATTGGAATCAAATAAATTTTGAACTATCCTTAAAAATATCCATAAGCACCATTTTATAAAAGGTGGCTTGATGTATTAATGAATACTAGCTTATTCAGACTAGTTTTCTAACTGAGGACAGAGACTCCTTTACAAAGAGGCTCTGTGGGAGCCTTACTTAGCCCTCTGATGCATTTGCTGAGATTAATACAGCTTTTTATTGTGCATTCACATTGGAAAgtttttgtttaactttttaaatattaatgtcaACAATCATTTATTTCATGAACCTTAGGACTATGAGTTAAACTTTACAAGAGAGGTGTGAATGAAATGTTACTGGAAGAGGTATGTTGAAAATCTCGTTAGAAGAAACAGCTGAGAATATATAAATAACCAAATGAGAAGAGGTTTAACTGCTGAAGTGCAGAATAAAGCGAttgtagaaaaataagaacCTGAGCGTGCCATTTCTACAACAAATTACATGGTGATTTTGAAATTGAAGTAAACTCTTCTTTTGTTGCAGCTTCTTCGAGATCAATTTCAATATAAACCAATTTTAACAAAACAGCAGTTTCTTCAGTTTGGCTTTGcggaaagaaaaatgcagattgtTTGTGACATTATCAACTGTGTGGTGAAAAAACATAAGGAATTAAGTAACTCGAATAAGGTACAGATTAAATGGTAACTTTAAGTTTCTTTTGGCATGCTCGATGTTGCAAGTAGAAGCTGAAGACCAGTTTATTTGAATGTGCAGCATTGCTAATTGTCAAAATAGGTGGAAATTTAGTATGAAGTTTCATTGTAAGATGTTTGAGTGCTGTTACATGTGCAACAGACACGAAGCTGCCAAAGCTTTGTAGtataagcaaaaaaatattagaatgaAGATAAATGTAGTACTTGGTATCTTTACAGTAAgtgatgttattttcttttacacttCTCAATATAGTGAATGTGTAACTTGGTGGACTTTGCatgtaaatgtaaaaacaaagcaacaccATCTGAAGTTCTGGTAACATTTAATCTAAATATGATATTTGTGTTTGTGCTGCAGTGGTATATATCTCAAATTAGATTATCTTCATTAATCATATATGTTTTACATTGTTAAGGCATTTTTTTATCACTGTATGCTTTAATAAAAGGAATTTTCAATCTTTATATTTTACAGGATTTTGTTTCGTTTGAGTTTATAACAGTGTTCAGGACTTCTGTATATTTCATTGGTCGCTATCGGGGGCATAGctacatattttttcatatttgtttgTCATTCAACTGTGGTAAAAGTTGTCTTTTCTCTTTATGACCAGCTTTGATGCAGGCTCACATAGGCATTAATGAGCATATGAATATGGCATTCACTTccaaatctgttttctctgtaagGTTGGGtcatacttaattttttttagatggTATTGTACTGCAAAGGTTTAaatgtgcttgtgtgtgtgccATGCAATATTCCTGTCTGTTAATGATGGCAGAAAATGGGGTGTGTCATCCCATCTCAATGCCTCCCTTCTCCCCCCTGGAAAATAATCCATTGCTAGAAgcataatattttctcttctccacTTTGAAGGTTAAATGCCTAATACGGAAAAAACTCAGGTCTTTTAAAAGTGAAGTGTGGTCAAATTGTGATAATGTCCTTGCTCATCCTAGTGGCAGTGCTCTGAATTCTGAACAGGTATGAAAAGAGCTTTTATGTTTGCAGCAAGCCAGGCTCTTTCCGGAATATGTGCTATATGTGATTTCATTTAGGTTTTAATGTTTGAtccagaccttttttttttttttttttttccccaaagtgcAGTTGTATGAAATAATAGCTGAAATACAGAGGATATTGCTTCTCTCATTTGCTGAGTGGTTGATCTCAAAGTCTTGGTGGTAATGATCTACTACTGTTGTTTGCCATTTGAATTATAGCAAATGGAGGGACAACAATGAAAGTGAAGATGGAACTGGAAAAAGAATAGATATCCTGTTTGGAGATTGAAGTCTGTTTGGCCTAATGTTGCAGTGTATTCAATGTAGTTTTCAAAAcactctttgcttttttgtctgAATCTGTTTGACAAAGATTTCTTAATGTAACAATCCTATTGGCTTTGGTTTTACAAGAGTAACTCTTGATCTTATATGTTATGCTACTCTTGGCCTGTGGAAGAGACAGCTTTCCTAATATTTTCTGCTAAAAGCATGCAAAGTAAAATCATACAAAACTTTTAGGACTCTGCCCATTAAATATTGATTATTTCTATTTAGAAGTAAAATAGTGCTTTTAGCAGCGaggaaaacttcaaaaaaagtatttggaaaTACTTATCTGGCACTTCTTGTTGAATAGTAGAATTGAATGGGGATACACGAGTGTATTAATCATTCCATAGAAGAGGAGAATTTTGGCTTCAGTAAAACATCTAGGAATCTGTAAGTGTTAAGATGCTGCACAAAACTAGTAATTGTGGGTTCTTAATCATTAAGCAGTTCGTCGCAGGTGTTGATCATAGGGCTTGATCCATCTGGAAAGGCAGACAAAATTCGTTTGCTGTTCTCTCAAAGGAAAGCATTTAAAGGAAATGTGTAGCTAGTAGGGATATTTTCCTGATAGTTGTCCAGAGCGAATTCTAATCTTCCgagttaaacttttttttcctgaatgttcGAGTGGTGGTTTTGATGTTGGAACTGTCTATACATATGTTAATTTATACAGTGAGATACCTACTTCCCAACCCACACTTAAAAATCTAACAACCCTTCCAACAAGAGAGGACTTTAATGCCTTCCGTACTGCTTATGGAAGGGATCAAGGTACATCGTACGTATGCTGAAGTGTGTGCATATTTGTTTTACAGTTCTTTCATGtctatatgattttttttaattaagctgcatgctgttgctttctgtgttttgcaacCAGTTGGAATGAGGTTGTCAggtttgaataaataaatactaaaatgATAGGTCTTTTGTGTCAGTTACTTGGCTGATGAACTGAAATGTTCTTGTAATGAATAACACCagtgatttatttgtttgtttgtttttagaatgCTCAAAAGAAACCTCAAGTAGAACGGCACTCAGGAAATGAAGTTAGTGGTGGCCTTCATCCACTACCCCTTCCAGCACAGCGAGATAATGAAGAAGAATTGAGCCTGAATGATGATGTTGTGGAAGTTAAATGTGAACAAGTaagaacttttattttaagttgCTGTCTTCATGCATTCTTAACTTTTCTTACAGGACTTTTCTAAAGGGATAAAGATTTTAACAAGATAGCTGGATGTTTCTTAAGTATAACTAGTagatatataataaatatattgaaaaagttggaaaaaaagtcagttaCATTGCACTGTCCTTTCAAGAGCCAGTTcagtcaatatttttttttttcagaagctgagTTCCATGAATAGGCATATTATGGCAATTCTGAAAGAGAACTAATTTTATAATGTAGCAGAATGTGGTTACTGAGCTTGAGAAAGATTCCACTTAATTTAATTGATCAAATGatgatttttatctgttttgaaATTAGAGGACCTCTGTTTTTATCCATATTTTCAGGTCATAGAAGATAATTCTCAGATTGAGTTCCTAAAGAGTCAGCTTGCTGATTGTCAGGAAAAGCTTCATAAGATAGATTGGATGGAAGATAAACTACATGGTTTAGAAGAGAAACTGAAAGGAAAGGTGATCATAGATGAGAAGGACTGGAATAATTTGTTGAGTCGAATATTGCTTCTTGAAACAGAACTGTTGTTGCATTCCAAAAAGGTAtgttaatttctctttcttctatAACAAAAATTGCCCAGGCCCTATGTTATCAGTCTGTTTCTGCTCTTCCTGCCTCCTGATGTGTgctttttcactatttttaaaGGCATGATCTGAATGCATGTGCTCTTTATGgagttggtgggttttttcccttaaCTGTTAAGTTCTGTTGTTTTCTAACGCTGTGTGAAGCAAAGCTCTCCATTGGAAATTGTTTCCTTGCAAGAACAACATGTGTAGCTAAAACTGTTTTCATTAGTAATTAGTGTGTATGTTTATATTTCC of the Caloenas nicobarica isolate bCalNic1 chromosome 4, bCalNic1.hap1, whole genome shotgun sequence genome contains:
- the CEP44 gene encoding centrosomal protein of 44 kDa isoform X1 produces the protein MATGDLKGSLRKIEQGLRLINYPRDVDYTVLVKGDPAAFLPIISYCFTSFSTYIAELLVKCDVELTAKSDLRFIEAIYKLLRDQFQYKPILTKQQFLQFGFAERKMQIVCDIINCVVKKHKELSNSNKVKCLIRKKLRSFKSEVWSNCDNVLAHPSGSALNSEQNAQKKPQVERHSGNEVSGGLHPLPLPAQRDNEEELSLNDDVVEVKCEQVIEDNSQIEFLKSQLADCQEKLHKIDWMEDKLHGLEEKLKGKVIIDEKDWNNLLSRILLLETELLLHSKKRDSSTMFSNTSQECTASRIAVSPDTERKEEMPENLHQSSGCSSPLSVDPSTKAMTINSHGLTDISKVESRLKNVSFEEFTDFFALKLQETTRQRMERISKIIEETSELLKSSSNTSEKT
- the CEP44 gene encoding centrosomal protein of 44 kDa isoform X3; the encoded protein is MATGDLKGSLRKIEQGLRLINYPRDVDYTVLVKGDPAAFLPIISYCFTSFSTYIAELLVKCDVELTAKSDLRFIEAIYKLLRDQFQYKPILTKQQFLQFGFAERKMQIVCDIINCVVKKHKELSNSNKNAQKKPQVERHSGNEVSGGLHPLPLPAQRDNEEELSLNDDVVEVKCEQVIEDNSQIEFLKSQLADCQEKLHKIDWMEDKLHGLEEKLKGKVIIDEKDWNNLLSRILLLETELLLHSKKRDSSTMFSNTSQECTASRIAVSPDTERKEEMPENLHQSSGCSSPLSVDPSTKAMTINSHGLTDISKVESRLKNVSFEEFTDFFALKLQETTRQRMERISKIIEETSELLKSSSNTSEKT
- the CEP44 gene encoding centrosomal protein of 44 kDa isoform X2, which gives rise to MATGDLKGSLRKIEQGLRLINYPRDVDYTVLVKGDPAAFLPIISYCFTSFSTYIAELLVKCDVELTAKSDLRFIEAIYKLLRDQFQYKPILTKQQFLQFGFAERKMQIVCDIINCVVKKHKELSNSNKVKCLIRKKLRSFKSEVWSNCDNVLAHPSGSALNSEQNAQKKPQVERHSGNEVSGGLHPLPLPAQRDNEEELSLNDDVVEVKCEQVIEDNSQIEFLKSQLADCQEKLHKIDWMEDKLHGLEEKLKGKVIIDEKDWNNLLSRILLLETELLLHSKKRDSSTMFSNTSQECTASRIAVSPDTERKEEMPENLHQSSGCSSPLSVDPSTKAMTINSHGLTDISKETTRQRMERISKIIEETSELLKSSSNTSEKT
- the CEP44 gene encoding centrosomal protein of 44 kDa isoform X4; protein product: MWIIQSELLVKCDVELTAKSDLRFIEAIYKLLRDQFQYKPILTKQQFLQFGFAERKMQIVCDIINCVVKKHKELSNSNKVKCLIRKKLRSFKSEVWSNCDNVLAHPSGSALNSEQNAQKKPQVERHSGNEVSGGLHPLPLPAQRDNEEELSLNDDVVEVKCEQVIEDNSQIEFLKSQLADCQEKLHKIDWMEDKLHGLEEKLKGKVIIDEKDWNNLLSRILLLETELLLHSKKRDSSTMFSNTSQECTASRIAVSPDTERKEEMPENLHQSSGCSSPLSVDPSTKAMTINSHGLTDISKVESRLKNVSFEEFTDFFALKLQETTRQRMERISKIIEETSELLKSSSNTSEKT